A stretch of the Archangium violaceum genome encodes the following:
- the fdh gene encoding formate dehydrogenase, translating to MGLLDLLSRWPLIRQLQEKDSTALGETAMSERSRELEPRTAQADKVVQSICPYCAVGCGQRVYVKDERILDIEGDEDSPISRGRLCPKGAATFQLVTGSHRLDTVLYRRPGAMQWERIPLHKALDMVAERVKKTRDATWEEKNAKGEIVNRTLGIAHLGGATLDNEENYLIKKLFTAGLGIVQVENQARIUHSSTVPGLGISFGRGGATSFQQDLQNADCIVIMGSNMAECHPVGFQWVMEARERGATVIHVDPRFTRTSAMADVYVPLRAGSDIAFLGGIVHYILENERYFHDYVVNYTNAPAILREDFRDTEELDGLFSGYDPETGKYDPQSWQYENMDGVVPAAGHKELFGEPGAGGHGRVRGKNVTEVSRDKTLQHPRCVFQVLKRHFSRYTPAVVSRICGVPEELFLKVARALCDNSGRERTSAFCYAVGWTQHSVGVQNIRTAAIIQLLLGNIGRPGGGIMALRGHASIQGSTDLPTLYNLLPGYIPMPHAPDAQRFDQYIHDNESASGWWSEFPKYVVSLLKAYYGDAATKDNDWGFHWIPKLTGNHSHMVTVADMADGRVKGYFVMGENPVVGSMNGALQRKALQKLDWLVVNDFSLTETAEFWRTAPEVVRGDVRPQDIRTEVFFFPCAAHTEKEGSYTNTQRLLQWHFKAVEPPGEARSDLHLVFELGRRLKKLYAHSTEEKDRPIQALTWDYPTKGPLQEPDAEAVLKEINGYTVADGEPVSGFKELKDDGSTASGCWLYSGCYADGVNQPARKKPGREQTWVALEWGWAWPANRRLLYNRASADPEGRPWSERKKYVWWDAQKGSWTGEDVPDYIADRPPTYRPEKGAIGLESISGNDPFIMQADGKGWLFAPSGMMDGPLPTHYEPLESPVHNFLYGQQCNPARYDWRRRDNPYHRAWEDPRYPYVLTTYRLTEHHTAGGMSRWLSWLSELQPEMFVEVSPELADEVELENGGWCTVYTARGEVECRVLVTERIRPLQLDGKRVHQVGLPYHWGYTGRSKGESANDLTHFSADPNVSIQESKALTCNLLPGRRSRGRRAAMGWEPWPLPPGVSEVGRDHEDVGPPTDKPQQEKR from the coding sequence ATGGGACTCTTGGACCTGCTCTCTCGCTGGCCTCTCATCCGTCAACTCCAGGAGAAGGACTCCACCGCCCTGGGTGAGACGGCCATGTCCGAGCGCAGCCGCGAGCTGGAGCCACGTACGGCCCAGGCCGACAAGGTCGTCCAGTCCATCTGCCCCTACTGTGCCGTCGGCTGTGGCCAACGCGTCTATGTGAAGGACGAGAGGATTCTCGACATCGAGGGTGACGAGGACTCACCCATCTCCCGCGGCCGGCTCTGCCCCAAGGGCGCCGCCACCTTCCAGCTCGTCACCGGTAGCCACCGGCTCGACACCGTCCTCTACCGGCGTCCCGGCGCCATGCAGTGGGAGCGCATCCCCCTCCACAAGGCCCTGGACATGGTCGCCGAGCGCGTGAAGAAGACGCGCGACGCCACCTGGGAAGAGAAGAACGCCAAGGGGGAGATCGTCAATCGCACCCTGGGGATTGCCCACCTGGGCGGCGCCACGCTCGACAACGAGGAGAACTACCTCATCAAGAAGCTCTTCACCGCCGGGCTCGGCATCGTCCAGGTGGAGAACCAGGCTCGAATATGACACTCCTCCACGGTGCCCGGTCTGGGCATCTCGTTCGGTCGCGGCGGTGCCACCTCGTTCCAGCAGGATCTGCAGAACGCGGACTGCATCGTCATCATGGGCAGCAACATGGCCGAGTGTCACCCGGTGGGCTTCCAGTGGGTGATGGAGGCGCGAGAGCGCGGCGCCACCGTCATCCACGTGGACCCCCGCTTCACCCGCACCAGCGCCATGGCGGACGTGTACGTGCCGCTTCGCGCGGGCTCGGACATCGCGTTCCTCGGGGGAATCGTCCACTACATCCTGGAGAACGAGCGCTACTTCCACGACTACGTCGTGAACTACACCAACGCGCCCGCCATCCTCCGCGAGGACTTCCGGGACACCGAGGAGTTGGATGGCCTCTTCAGCGGCTACGACCCGGAGACGGGCAAGTACGATCCCCAATCCTGGCAGTACGAGAACATGGACGGCGTGGTGCCCGCCGCGGGCCATAAGGAGCTCTTCGGCGAGCCGGGAGCGGGCGGCCACGGGCGCGTGCGCGGCAAGAACGTCACCGAGGTGTCCAGGGACAAGACGCTCCAGCACCCGCGCTGTGTCTTCCAGGTGCTCAAGCGCCACTTCTCGCGCTACACGCCGGCGGTCGTCTCGCGCATCTGCGGCGTCCCCGAGGAGCTCTTCCTGAAGGTGGCCAGGGCGCTCTGCGACAACTCAGGGCGCGAGCGCACCAGCGCCTTCTGCTACGCGGTGGGCTGGACGCAGCACTCGGTGGGCGTGCAGAACATCCGCACCGCCGCCATCATCCAGCTGCTGCTCGGCAACATCGGCCGGCCCGGCGGCGGCATCATGGCCCTGCGCGGCCACGCCTCCATCCAGGGCTCCACCGACCTCCCCACGCTCTACAACCTGCTGCCCGGCTACATCCCCATGCCGCACGCGCCGGACGCGCAGCGCTTCGACCAGTACATCCACGACAACGAGTCGGCCAGCGGCTGGTGGAGCGAGTTCCCCAAGTACGTCGTCTCGCTGCTCAAGGCGTACTACGGCGACGCCGCCACGAAGGACAACGACTGGGGCTTCCATTGGATACCGAAGCTCACCGGCAACCACTCGCACATGGTGACCGTGGCCGACATGGCCGATGGCCGCGTGAAGGGCTACTTCGTCATGGGCGAGAATCCCGTGGTGGGCTCGATGAACGGGGCCCTCCAGCGCAAGGCCCTGCAGAAGCTCGACTGGCTGGTGGTGAACGACTTCAGCCTCACCGAGACGGCCGAGTTCTGGCGCACCGCCCCCGAGGTGGTGCGCGGCGATGTGCGCCCCCAGGACATTCGAACCGAGGTCTTCTTCTTCCCCTGTGCCGCGCACACGGAGAAGGAGGGCTCGTACACCAACACCCAGCGCCTGCTGCAGTGGCACTTCAAGGCCGTGGAGCCACCCGGAGAGGCGCGCAGTGATCTGCACCTCGTCTTCGAGCTCGGGCGCCGGCTCAAGAAGCTCTACGCGCACTCCACCGAGGAGAAGGACCGGCCCATCCAGGCCCTCACCTGGGACTATCCGACGAAGGGCCCGCTCCAGGAGCCCGACGCCGAGGCCGTGCTGAAGGAGATCAACGGTTACACGGTGGCGGATGGCGAGCCGGTGAGTGGCTTCAAGGAGTTGAAGGACGACGGCTCCACCGCGAGTGGCTGCTGGCTCTACTCGGGCTGCTACGCGGACGGGGTGAACCAGCCGGCGCGCAAGAAGCCGGGCCGCGAGCAGACGTGGGTGGCGCTCGAGTGGGGCTGGGCGTGGCCCGCCAACCGGCGCCTCCTCTACAACCGCGCCTCGGCGGACCCCGAGGGCCGTCCCTGGAGCGAGCGCAAGAAGTACGTCTGGTGGGATGCCCAGAAGGGCAGTTGGACGGGCGAGGACGTGCCCGACTACATCGCCGACCGACCGCCCACCTACCGCCCCGAGAAGGGCGCCATCGGGTTGGAGTCCATCTCCGGGAATGATCCATTCATCATGCAGGCGGACGGGAAGGGCTGGCTCTTCGCGCCGAGCGGGATGATGGACGGGCCGCTGCCCACGCACTACGAGCCGCTGGAGTCCCCCGTCCACAACTTCCTCTACGGGCAGCAGTGCAATCCGGCGCGCTACGACTGGCGGCGCCGGGACAATCCCTACCACCGCGCGTGGGAGGACCCGCGCTACCCCTACGTGCTCACCACGTACCGGCTCACCGAGCACCACACCGCGGGCGGCATGTCGCGCTGGCTGTCGTGGCTGAGCGAGCTGCAGCCGGAGATGTTCGTCGAGGTGTCTCCGGAGCTGGCCGACGAGGTGGAGCTGGAGAACGGTGGCTGGTGCACGGTGTACACGGCGCGCGGGGAGGTGGAGTGCCGGGTGCTGGTGACGGAGCGCATCCGCCCGTTGCAGCTCGACGGCAAGCGGGTGCACCAGGTGGGCCTGCCGTACCACTGGGGCTACACGGGGCGGTCGAAGGGCGAGAGCGCCAATGATCTGACGCACTTCTCGGCGGATCCGAACGTCTCCATCCAGGAGTCCAAGGCGCTCACCTGCAACCTCCTCCCCGGCAGACGCAGCCGGGGCCGGCGCGCCGCCATGGGCTGGGAGCCATGGCCGCTGCCACCGGGTGTCAGCGAAGTGGGGAGGGACCACGAGGACGTCGGCCCGCCCACGGACAAACCCCAGCAGGAGAAGAGGTAG
- a CDS encoding type VI immunity family protein produces the protein MVRFAFYLPYDHPDIASGVSHAVESYMRVVGQGPKTINRAFTNDDEGDALHEERWSYIRRLLLPERPFRFVEELSEPTANRLEKRGYATQLIFNGGIFSSNGYELCYRARLPWRTPSPDSVSLLTATFPTEYLEVHGAARVRELALEMASQLRFASGHAGLALHLYGSLRPSDAALRAEFLRYPGIDLRTAWLGAHRMGLRVDGVHWLNFLAQPVLGQLGGATALRSRLHAPETTVHELEGDRVVVSLGEMPEAGDLSAGKALPAYHELARVLEPWLEPPRLWERIWPGEPVLHSSLCFSEDEARRWWMRFLD, from the coding sequence GTGGTTCGCTTCGCCTTCTACCTGCCCTACGACCACCCGGACATCGCCTCTGGGGTGAGTCATGCTGTCGAGAGCTATATGCGTGTTGTCGGGCAGGGTCCCAAGACCATCAACCGTGCCTTCACCAACGACGATGAAGGTGATGCTCTGCACGAAGAGCGCTGGAGCTATATCCGCCGTCTTCTTCTTCCCGAGCGGCCTTTCCGCTTCGTCGAGGAACTCAGCGAGCCAACTGCCAACCGATTGGAAAAGAGGGGCTATGCCACTCAGCTCATCTTCAACGGAGGCATCTTCAGCAGCAATGGCTACGAGCTTTGCTACCGGGCCCGCCTTCCCTGGCGTACGCCATCACCGGACTCCGTGAGCCTCCTCACCGCGACGTTTCCCACCGAGTACCTGGAGGTGCACGGCGCTGCGAGGGTGCGCGAGCTCGCCTTGGAGATGGCGTCCCAGCTTCGTTTCGCCTCTGGCCACGCCGGCCTCGCTCTCCACCTCTACGGGTCCCTGCGTCCCTCGGATGCGGCCCTCCGCGCCGAGTTCCTGCGTTATCCGGGGATCGATCTGCGCACGGCCTGGCTCGGCGCTCACCGGATGGGCTTGCGAGTCGATGGTGTCCACTGGCTCAACTTCCTCGCGCAACCCGTGCTGGGCCAGCTCGGTGGTGCCACTGCCCTACGCTCTCGTCTCCATGCCCCCGAAACCACCGTGCACGAACTCGAGGGCGACCGCGTCGTCGTCTCCCTCGGTGAAATGCCCGAAGCGGGAGACCTGTCCGCCGGGAAGGCCCTTCCCGCGTACCACGAGCTCGCACGGGTGCTGGAGCCCTGGCTCGAGCCTCCGCGGTTGTGGGAGCGCATCTGGCCCGGCGAGCCTGTGCTTCACTCGAGCCTGTGCTTCAGCGAGGACGAAGCTCGGCGCTGGTGGATGCGATTCCTCGATTGA
- a CDS encoding HEAT repeat domain-containing protein: MTRPPSFRPLLLALTLSPLLPTAARAASPGPAPALQAETCSVEGLMDSIRRGLHSKSEAYKKYMRTLLRESAVNLPGGELQAAFERERDPLMAEHLAAALVARTEREADPSAMEAVVRRVLEEPDPALRAATVRAMRRTSALEKTGDMYERLVRDASPEVRQEAATNIVEDIQQVYSGYHGPASNTAVAAAVASADPQVTAKILGNIDTHKISAGSASGIQSLLRSDDAGVRAAAATALGGVGAEQMASARESLLGMYRDERDPGVRKALLRSIAQLGFSSAVPELRRLRDVDPSLAPEVDTWIRVLDMGLQEWSLILREKQRLQQAP, from the coding sequence ATGACACGCCCCCCTTCCTTCCGCCCCCTCCTGCTGGCGCTCACGCTCAGCCCTCTCCTGCCCACGGCCGCGCGGGCGGCTTCCCCGGGCCCGGCGCCCGCCCTCCAAGCGGAGACCTGCTCGGTGGAGGGCCTGATGGACTCCATCCGCCGTGGGCTCCACTCGAAGTCGGAGGCCTACAAGAAATACATGCGGACCCTGCTGCGCGAGTCCGCCGTGAACCTGCCCGGCGGCGAGCTCCAGGCGGCCTTCGAGCGGGAGAGGGATCCGCTCATGGCCGAGCACCTGGCGGCCGCCCTGGTCGCGCGCACCGAGCGCGAGGCGGACCCCAGCGCCATGGAGGCCGTGGTCCGAAGGGTCCTGGAGGAACCCGACCCGGCCCTCCGCGCCGCCACCGTGCGCGCGATGCGGCGCACCAGCGCCCTCGAGAAGACGGGGGACATGTACGAGCGCCTGGTGAGGGACGCCTCGCCCGAGGTGCGCCAGGAGGCCGCGACGAACATCGTCGAGGACATCCAGCAGGTCTACTCGGGCTACCACGGCCCGGCCTCGAACACCGCGGTGGCGGCCGCGGTGGCCTCCGCGGATCCCCAGGTGACGGCGAAGATTCTCGGCAATATCGACACCCATAAAATCAGCGCCGGCTCGGCCAGCGGGATTCAGTCGTTGCTGCGCAGCGACGATGCCGGGGTCCGCGCGGCGGCGGCCACCGCGCTGGGCGGGGTGGGCGCGGAGCAGATGGCGAGCGCCCGGGAGTCCCTGCTCGGCATGTACCGCGACGAGCGCGACCCCGGAGTGCGCAAGGCCCTCCTGCGGAGCATCGCGCAGCTCGGCTTCTCCAGCGCGGTGCCCGAGCTGCGGCGGCTGCGCGACGTCGACCCCAGCCTGGCACCCGAGGTCGACACGTGGATCCGAGTGCTCGACATGGGCCTTCAGGAGTGGAGCCTGATCCTGAGGGAGAAGCAGCGGCTGCAGCAGGCTCCGTAG
- a CDS encoding phytoene desaturase family protein, giving the protein MSSVLDAVVVGAGPNGLAAAISLARAGRSVRVLEAAPSPGGGARSAELTRPGFVHDVCSAIHPLAAASPFFRQLPLDAHGLEWVHPDAPLAHPLENGTAAVLERGLEATARGLGPDADTYGKWMRPMVRAFDDVMAQLGDPLRVPRRPLRLARFGLRALRPARSLAENAFQGPLARALFAGSAAHSFSALERPFTSAFGILLMASGHAVGWPFPRGGTQKLVDALVSYLRALGGEVVTGHRVHNVDELPRSRAVLLDVTPAQLVKLAGHKLPPRYVEKLRRFRYGPGVFKVDWALSGPIPWSAQACARAGTVHLGGTLEEISASEAAISRGEAPEYPYVLLAQHTLFDDSRAPPGQHTGWAYCHVPNGCTEDMTERIEAQVERFAPGFRARILARHTRSPAQYEAYNPNFIGGDISGGSLEGMQLFARPLARLVPYATPDPRLYLCSSSTPPGPGVHGLCGFLAARALLASEVWRKG; this is encoded by the coding sequence ATGAGCTCGGTGCTCGATGCGGTCGTGGTGGGCGCGGGCCCCAACGGGCTCGCCGCCGCCATCTCCCTGGCTCGCGCGGGACGCTCGGTGCGGGTGCTGGAAGCAGCCCCCTCGCCCGGCGGTGGTGCCCGCTCGGCCGAGCTCACCCGCCCCGGCTTCGTCCACGACGTCTGCTCCGCCATCCACCCGCTCGCCGCGGCCTCGCCCTTCTTCCGCCAGCTCCCGCTCGACGCCCACGGCCTGGAGTGGGTGCACCCCGACGCCCCGCTCGCCCACCCCCTGGAGAACGGCACCGCCGCCGTGCTCGAGCGCGGCCTCGAGGCCACCGCCCGGGGGCTCGGCCCCGACGCGGACACCTATGGGAAGTGGATGCGCCCCATGGTGCGCGCCTTCGACGACGTCATGGCGCAGCTGGGCGACCCCTTGCGCGTCCCCCGCCGTCCGCTGCGCCTCGCCCGCTTCGGCCTGCGTGCCCTGCGTCCCGCCCGCTCGCTCGCCGAGAACGCCTTCCAGGGGCCCCTGGCGCGCGCCCTCTTCGCCGGCTCCGCCGCGCACTCCTTCTCCGCGCTCGAGCGCCCCTTCACCTCCGCCTTCGGCATCCTCCTCATGGCCTCGGGCCATGCCGTGGGCTGGCCCTTCCCTCGCGGCGGCACGCAGAAGCTCGTGGACGCGCTCGTCAGCTACCTGCGCGCGCTCGGCGGTGAGGTCGTCACCGGCCATCGCGTGCACAACGTGGACGAGCTCCCGCGCTCGCGCGCCGTGCTGCTCGACGTGACGCCCGCGCAGCTCGTGAAGCTCGCCGGCCACAAGCTGCCGCCGCGCTACGTGGAGAAGCTCCGGCGTTTCCGCTACGGGCCCGGCGTCTTCAAGGTGGACTGGGCCCTCTCCGGTCCCATTCCCTGGAGTGCGCAGGCGTGTGCCCGCGCCGGCACCGTGCACCTCGGTGGCACGTTGGAGGAGATCTCCGCCAGCGAGGCCGCCATCTCGCGCGGGGAGGCTCCCGAGTACCCCTACGTGCTCCTGGCCCAGCACACGCTGTTCGACGACAGCCGCGCGCCCCCGGGCCAGCACACCGGCTGGGCCTACTGCCACGTGCCCAACGGCTGCACCGAGGACATGACGGAGCGGATTGAGGCCCAGGTGGAGCGCTTCGCCCCCGGCTTCCGCGCGCGCATCCTCGCCCGGCACACGCGCTCGCCCGCGCAGTACGAGGCCTACAACCCCAACTTCATCGGCGGCGACATCTCCGGCGGCTCGCTGGAGGGAATGCAGTTGTTCGCCCGGCCCCTGGCGCGGCTCGTGCCCTATGCCACGCCGGACCCGCGCCTCTACCTGTGCTCGTCCTCGACGCCTCCCGGACCTGGAGTGCACGGGCTGTGCGGGTTCCTCGCCGCGCGCGCGCTGCTCGCCAGCGAGGTGTGGCGCAAGGGGTGA
- a CDS encoding SDR family NAD(P)-dependent oxidoreductase, with translation MARQDLMGKVAIVTGASSGVGWQSAVRLGEAGVKLCVTARRVEALEKLRHQMEERGIECIAVPGDVTIQGDVDQVVRECLAHFGRVDILVNDAGVQSYGLFDELPWEHITRIFDINCFGFMRFARAVLPHFRARGSGHILNIQSMLSKGSAPLLSAYSASKHATLGWAKSLELELMGTGIQVSNVLVPSVDSNMFAHAPTMFGLAPKPVPPTYDVDVVARAVVRCAMRPGKTVVPVFLQGKLMLWLNQLFPWVGKAIMGQWGARMQMRDVPVTRPKGNLFHAIPQGVGPHGPVPPTPLWKRISATAGLAALVGGLVLSVAGLARAAR, from the coding sequence ATGGCTCGCCAGGACCTGATGGGCAAGGTCGCCATCGTGACGGGGGCGTCGAGCGGGGTGGGTTGGCAGTCGGCGGTGCGGCTGGGCGAGGCGGGGGTGAAGCTGTGCGTCACCGCGCGCCGGGTGGAGGCACTGGAGAAGCTGCGCCACCAGATGGAGGAGCGGGGCATCGAGTGCATCGCGGTGCCCGGGGACGTGACGATCCAAGGGGACGTGGACCAGGTGGTGCGCGAGTGCCTGGCGCACTTCGGCCGTGTGGACATCCTGGTGAACGACGCGGGAGTGCAGAGCTACGGGCTCTTCGACGAGCTGCCGTGGGAGCACATCACGCGCATCTTCGACATCAACTGCTTTGGCTTCATGCGCTTCGCGCGGGCGGTGCTACCGCATTTCCGGGCGCGGGGCAGCGGGCACATCCTCAACATCCAGTCGATGCTGTCGAAGGGCTCGGCGCCACTGTTGTCCGCGTACAGCGCGAGCAAGCACGCCACGCTGGGGTGGGCGAAGAGCCTGGAGCTGGAGTTGATGGGGACGGGCATCCAGGTGTCGAACGTGCTGGTGCCCTCGGTGGACAGCAACATGTTCGCGCACGCGCCGACGATGTTCGGCCTGGCGCCCAAGCCGGTGCCGCCCACGTATGACGTGGACGTGGTGGCGCGAGCGGTGGTGCGGTGCGCGATGCGCCCGGGGAAGACGGTGGTGCCGGTGTTCCTCCAGGGCAAGCTGATGCTGTGGCTGAACCAGCTCTTCCCGTGGGTGGGCAAGGCCATCATGGGGCAGTGGGGCGCGCGGATGCAGATGCGCGACGTGCCCGTCACCCGGCCCAAGGGCAATCTCTTCCACGCGATACCGCAGGGGGTGGGCCCTCACGGGCCGGTGCCGCCCACGCCACTGTGGAAGCGCATTTCGGCGACTGCGGGGCTCGCCGCGCTCGTAGGTGGCTTGGTACTGAGCGTGGCCGGACTGGCGCGCGCGGCACGCTGA
- a CDS encoding Uma2 family endonuclease translates to MGRGKRPATYEDIEALPPGWVGEIIDDELWAFPRPAKWHAWVASALGGMLGNTFSYGQGGPGGWWILYEPELHFGRQVLVPDLAGWRQERASGLLERDDPFFDLTPDWVCEVLSPSTAALDRGRKLSLYYQEGVSHAWLVDPRAHTLEIYRRGEQGWQLSARHGGAEVVRAEPFDAEPLDLGRLWAPRSTPAPGP, encoded by the coding sequence ATGGGCAGGGGAAAGCGTCCAGCCACCTACGAGGACATCGAGGCGCTACCGCCGGGGTGGGTGGGGGAGATCATCGACGACGAGCTGTGGGCCTTTCCACGGCCGGCGAAGTGGCACGCGTGGGTGGCTTCGGCACTTGGGGGGATGTTGGGCAATACCTTCAGCTATGGGCAGGGAGGCCCGGGTGGCTGGTGGATCCTGTACGAGCCGGAGCTGCACTTCGGTCGGCAGGTGTTGGTGCCCGACCTCGCGGGCTGGCGCCAGGAGCGTGCATCCGGACTGCTCGAGCGGGATGATCCCTTCTTCGACCTGACGCCCGATTGGGTCTGTGAGGTGTTGTCGCCCTCCACGGCCGCATTGGATCGTGGGCGCAAGTTGTCCCTCTACTACCAGGAGGGGGTGAGCCATGCCTGGCTGGTGGACCCGCGGGCTCACACCCTGGAGATCTACCGTCGAGGAGAGCAGGGCTGGCAGTTATCAGCCCGTCATGGCGGCGCAGAGGTGGTCCGCGCCGAGCCATTCGATGCCGAGCCGCTCGACCTGGGGCGACTCTGGGCTCCACGGTCTACTCCAGCGCCTGGGCCCTGA
- the fghA gene encoding S-formylglutathione hydrolase, which produces MSETLTVVSSHKSFGGWLKRYRHKSSTLGCDMTFAIYLPPKTARGEQVPALYWLSGLSCTDENFSQKAGAQRLAAELGIALVVPDTSPRGKDVPGDPDGAWDFGHGAGFYVNATREPWSRNYRMHDYVVHELPALVEKTFPVNGKRGISGHSMGGHGALVCALRNPGRYLSVSAFAPISNPMNCPWGEKAFSRYLGPDRTTWREWDACALITGATEKLPLLVDQGDADDFLATQLLPEALERAAAAAGHPLTLRRQPGYDHGYYFVSSFIDDHLRHHAQALLG; this is translated from the coding sequence ATGAGTGAAACCCTGACGGTCGTCTCCAGCCACAAGAGCTTCGGAGGCTGGCTCAAGCGCTACCGCCACAAGTCCAGCACGCTGGGCTGCGACATGACGTTCGCCATCTACCTGCCGCCGAAGACGGCTCGGGGCGAGCAGGTGCCGGCGCTCTACTGGCTCTCCGGGCTGAGCTGCACGGACGAGAACTTCTCGCAGAAGGCCGGGGCGCAGCGGCTCGCGGCGGAGCTGGGCATCGCCCTGGTGGTGCCCGACACCAGCCCGCGAGGCAAGGACGTGCCGGGAGATCCGGACGGCGCCTGGGACTTCGGGCACGGGGCGGGCTTCTATGTCAACGCCACGCGAGAGCCCTGGTCGCGGAACTACCGCATGCACGACTACGTGGTGCACGAGCTGCCCGCGCTGGTGGAGAAGACCTTCCCGGTGAACGGGAAGCGAGGCATCAGCGGACACTCGATGGGCGGGCACGGGGCGCTGGTGTGCGCGCTGCGCAACCCGGGGCGCTACCTGTCGGTGTCCGCGTTCGCGCCCATCAGCAACCCGATGAATTGCCCCTGGGGCGAGAAGGCCTTCAGCCGCTACCTGGGGCCCGACCGGACCACGTGGCGCGAGTGGGACGCGTGCGCGCTGATCACCGGGGCGACGGAGAAGCTGCCGTTGCTGGTGGACCAGGGAGACGCCGATGACTTCCTGGCCACCCAGCTCCTGCCCGAGGCCCTGGAGCGCGCCGCCGCCGCCGCGGGACATCCGCTGACCCTGCGCCGGCAGCCCGGCTACGACCACGGCTACTACTTCGTCTCCAGCTTCATCGACGACCACCTGCGCCACCACGCGCAGGCATTGCTCGGCTGA
- a CDS encoding S-(hydroxymethyl)glutathione dehydrogenase/class III alcohol dehydrogenase, with translation MKSRAAVAWAANRPLEIEEIDVAPPRKGEVLLRMVATGVCHTDAYTLSGKDPEGLFPVILGHEGGAIVEEVGEGVTSVKPGDHVIPLYTPECRECKFCRSGRTNLCQAIRATQGKGLMPDGTSRFSKKGQPILHYMGTSTFSEYTVLPEIAVAKISKEAPLEKVCLLGCGVTTGMGAVLNTAKVKPGSTVAVFGLGGIGLSVIIGAVMAKASRIIGIDINPAKFEVAKQLGATECINPKDYDRPIQEVIVGLTDGGVDYSFECIGSVQVMRSALECCHKGWGESIIIGVAGAGEEISTRPFQLVTGRVWRGSAFGGVRGRTELPGYVDRYMRGEFELDTFITHKMGLEEVNKAFDLMHEGKSIRSVLLFNR, from the coding sequence ATCAAATCCCGCGCCGCCGTCGCCTGGGCCGCCAACCGTCCACTCGAAATCGAGGAGATCGACGTCGCTCCGCCCAGGAAGGGCGAGGTGCTGCTGCGCATGGTGGCCACGGGCGTCTGCCACACGGATGCCTATACGCTCTCCGGCAAGGATCCCGAGGGCCTCTTCCCGGTCATCCTCGGACACGAGGGCGGCGCCATCGTGGAGGAGGTGGGCGAGGGCGTCACCTCGGTGAAGCCGGGTGACCACGTCATCCCGCTGTACACACCCGAGTGCCGGGAGTGCAAGTTCTGCCGCTCGGGCCGGACGAACCTCTGCCAGGCCATCCGGGCGACGCAGGGCAAGGGCCTGATGCCGGATGGGACGTCGCGCTTCTCCAAGAAGGGCCAGCCCATCCTCCACTACATGGGCACCTCCACCTTCTCCGAGTACACGGTGCTGCCGGAGATCGCCGTGGCGAAGATCTCCAAGGAGGCGCCGCTGGAGAAGGTGTGCCTGTTGGGCTGCGGCGTGACGACGGGCATGGGCGCGGTGCTCAACACGGCCAAGGTGAAGCCGGGGAGCACGGTGGCGGTGTTCGGCCTGGGCGGCATCGGCCTGTCGGTCATCATCGGCGCCGTCATGGCGAAGGCCTCGCGCATCATCGGCATCGACATCAACCCGGCGAAGTTCGAGGTGGCGAAGCAGCTCGGGGCCACCGAGTGCATCAACCCGAAGGACTACGACCGGCCCATCCAGGAGGTCATCGTCGGGCTGACGGACGGCGGCGTGGACTACTCCTTCGAGTGCATCGGCAGCGTGCAGGTGATGCGCTCGGCGCTCGAGTGCTGCCACAAGGGCTGGGGCGAGAGCATCATCATCGGCGTGGCGGGAGCGGGCGAGGAGATCTCCACCCGGCCGTTCCAGCTCGTGACGGGGCGGGTGTGGCGCGGCTCGGCGTTCGGCGGCGTGCGCGGACGCACCGAGCTGCCGGGCTACGTCGACCGGTACATGCGCGGCGAGTTCGAGCTGGACACCTTCATCACCCACAAGATGGGACTGGAAGAGGTGAACAAGGCGTTCGACCTGATGCACGAGGGCAAGAGCATCCGCTCGGTGCTCCTGTTCAACCGCTGA